The genomic DNA CTTGAACGTTCCCGGCCTGAGCGGCAACGCCAAGGAGGTGCCGGTCACTCGCATCGTCGCGATCGACCTCGCCACCAAGGCCGTCCAGCAGTACGCCTACCTGCTGGACAACCCGAAGGATACGAAGAAGGCCGTCTCCGAGATCACCGCGATCTCCGACACGGAGTTCCTCGTCGACGAGCGCGACGGGAAGACGGCGCCCAAGGCGAACAAGACGATCTACCGGATCAGTCTCGACGGCGCGACTCCGCTCGGCGAGCAGAACCCCGAGACCATCGCCGGCGTCACCACCACCGCGGAGGCCGAGACAGCGCTCAAGGGGGCCGGGATCACGCCCGTGCGCAAGACCGTCGCCCTCGACCTCAGCGGGCTCGTCGACAAGCTCAACCCCGCCGGGAAGTTCTTCGGTCACGACAAGGTCGAGGGGCTCGCCACGACGGACGGCGGCAAGACCCTGTTCATCGCGAACGACAGCGACTTCGGCCTCGAGGGGATCGCCGGACCGAAGACGCCGTTCCAGCTCAAGGCGAAGACGCTCGCCAACGGTCTGCAGGACAGCCTCGAGGTGCTGAAGGTCGACACCACCAAGCTCGGCGAGCCGACCTCGGAGCGGACGATCACCGTCACCGTCGGATAGGGCGAGCGGGCGCCCGTGGACTCGCGGGGCTCTCGTCCGATCGTGATCGCGTCAACCCCCTAAATTCAGTCTCGACTTATATAAGTGAAGAGTGAAATACTCGATCCGTGCACGCCTTCGACATCCTCGGTGATCCCGTCCGCCGCCACCTGATCGAGCTCCTGGCTCGGGGTGAGCTCTCGGCGGGGGAGTTGAGTGATGACGTGCGTGCGCGTTTCGGCATCAGCCAGCCCGCGGTCTCGCAGCATCTCAAGGTGCTCCGGGAAGCCGGGTTCGTCACCGTCCGGCCGGAGGGGACGCGCCGCCTGTACGCGGTGCAGCCCGAACCCCTGCGGGAGGTCGACGACTGGCTGGTCCCTTTCCGGCACTTCTGGGAGCCCAAGCTGTGGGCCCTGGGAACGGAGATATCGCGCGGCAAGAAGGCGCGCCGAACGGCTACCGAGAAGGACGAACAATGACGTACGACATCGATGATCTCGCTGCGGCCCAGCCCGCGGCGGTCACCCGGCGCGCCGAGGTGCGCGACAGCGGCGAGGGGGACGTGTACGTCTCCGGCTCGCTCAGCCAGACCTACCCCACCGACGTCGCCGACCTGTGGGACGCGGTGACCAGTGCCGAACGCCTGCCGCGCTGGTTCGCGCCCGTCCACGGCGAACTCGCCCTCGGCGGCCGCTTCCAGGTGGAGGGCAACGCCGCCGGCACCGTCCTCGAATGCGACGCCCCGCATCGCTACCTCGTCTCCTGGGAGATCATGGGCGGCACCTCGCAGGTCGAGGTCGTCGTCGAGCCCGACGGTGACGGCGCCCGCCTCACGCTCACCCACTCGGGCGAGAACGTGCGGGACTTCTACGAGCAGTTCGGCCCCGGCGCCACCGGCGTCGGCTGGGACCTCGCCTTCCTCGGCCTCAATGCGCTGCTCACCACCGGGCAGGACCGCCCGGAGGACGCCGAGGCGTTCTTCGGGACGCCGGCGGCCAAGAACCTGGTCGCGGCGTCGGCCAAGGCGTGGGCCGAGGCGGCGATCGCCGCCGGTGTGCCCGCGGATCGGGCCACCGCGCAGGGCGAGCGCACCGCCGCGTTCTTCTCGGGCGAGTAGCCGCTCAGGCTGCGGCGGCCGCCACCACCGGCTCGTCCGCGGCGGGCTCCGCGGGCTCGGGCTTCTGCTCGGTCGCCGTCGGCGCGGTGGTCTTCTCCGTCGCGGTCGCGGCAGGTGCGGCGGTCTCCGCTGTCGTCCGCTCCGCCGAGGTTCCGGGCTCGGCCGGCTGACTCGTATCCGCCGGTCCGCTCGTTCCGACGGCGCCGGACGGCGCGGCCGCAGAGGAGGGATCGGACTGCGGCTCGGTGGTCTTCGGCTCGGAGGCCGTCGCGAGCTGGAGCGCCGGCGCCTGCTCCCGCGTCGTCTGCGGGGCGGAGGGCTCGGTGGTCTTCGGCGAGGTCGGCTCCGCGGCGTCGGTCGCCGCCGGCGCGGTGGGCTTGGGCGCGAGGTACTTCGACGCATCGCCCGTGCCGGTCGCGGCCTGCCCGACACCCTGCACCGCGGCGCCGATCAGGTCGACGCCGAGGCGCAGCGGATCGATCGCGGGGAACAGGCCGAATGGGCTGGCGGCGCCGTAATCGCGCCGGTCGTAACCGGTCTCGATGAGTACCCGGGCCACTGGCGACACCAGATCGACGAACGGCGTCACCAGTCCGGTGGTGCCCGTGGCCTTGCCGAGATCGAGCAGCGGCAGCATGAGCGGCAGGATCTTCGCCGGCAGGGTCACGTAGCGGGTGTCGCCACTCACCTGGCAGTACGTGCCGGCGCTGCAGTTCGCGGTGGCCGCCGCGACGGCGGCACGAACCTCGTCCGGCGTGTATCCGATCGGCGTCGCCGAGGGGGCATCGGTTCCCTTGGGCGCGAGCATCTTCCCGTGCACGTACCAGAACCCGGCGAGGGCGTTGGCGGTCGCCAGCAGGTTGACCGGGTACTTGGGGAAGTCGGTGACACCGTCGTACTGGAACGCGACGTCGGTGGTGTTGACCGGACGGGTCGCGGCGCCGGTGTTCGTCGGCGTGCCGGGACCGAAGGTCACGTCGAGGATCGGGATGTGTCCCAGGAACGAGGGCCGGGTGAAGAGCCCGCCGTTCGGGCGGCTCGCGTTGCCGATGAGGACGAAGGAGACGGTGTCGGGCACGCCGCCGTTCTCGGCGAGTTGCTTCTTCACCGCCGTGACGACGGTGCCGCCCTGGGAGTACCCGAAGATCACGATCGGGGAGTCCGCGTCGGCGGCGGCGTACTGCTCGTTCAGGCTCGTGACGCCGCTCGCGACCGAGTCGTCCCATTTCGCGCCCTGCAGGCCGCCCCAGCCGGACAGCGGGATCGGCCAGAACTCGGCGATGTACGGAACCGGCTGCGCGACGCAGGCGACGTCGCCGCACGCACCCGTCGGCGCGACGTAGTAGCCGACGACGTTCTCCTGATAGTCCGCCACCTTCGACGGATCCTTGGTGCCGGTGCCGGGCACGACCAGCACCGTCGTGGCGGCCCAGGCGACCGCCCCGGC from Tsukamurella paurometabola includes the following:
- a CDS encoding ArsR/SmtB family transcription factor; translation: MHAFDILGDPVRRHLIELLARGELSAGELSDDVRARFGISQPAVSQHLKVLREAGFVTVRPEGTRRLYAVQPEPLREVDDWLVPFRHFWEPKLWALGTEISRGKKARRTATEKDEQ
- a CDS encoding SRPBCC family protein, producing MTYDIDDLAAAQPAAVTRRAEVRDSGEGDVYVSGSLSQTYPTDVADLWDAVTSAERLPRWFAPVHGELALGGRFQVEGNAAGTVLECDAPHRYLVSWEIMGGTSQVEVVVEPDGDGARLTLTHSGENVRDFYEQFGPGATGVGWDLAFLGLNALLTTGQDRPEDAEAFFGTPAAKNLVAASAKAWAEAAIAAGVPADRATAQGERTAAFFSGE
- a CDS encoding PE-PPE domain-containing protein, which encodes MPEFVSTSRPVPRRLVTALVALLGAIALTLGTAFAGAVAWAATTVLVVPGTGTKDPSKVADYQENVVGYYVAPTGACGDVACVAQPVPYIAEFWPIPLSGWGGLQGAKWDDSVASGVTSLNEQYAAADADSPIVIFGYSQGGTVVTAVKKQLAENGGVPDTVSFVLIGNASRPNGGLFTRPSFLGHIPILDVTFGPGTPTNTGAATRPVNTTDVAFQYDGVTDFPKYPVNLLATANALAGFWYVHGKMLAPKGTDAPSATPIGYTPDEVRAAVAAATANCSAGTYCQVSGDTRYVTLPAKILPLMLPLLDLGKATGTTGLVTPFVDLVSPVARVLIETGYDRRDYGAASPFGLFPAIDPLRLGVDLIGAAVQGVGQAATGTGDASKYLAPKPTAPAATDAAEPTSPKTTEPSAPQTTREQAPALQLATASEPKTTEPQSDPSSAAAPSGAVGTSGPADTSQPAEPGTSAERTTAETAAPAATATEKTTAPTATEQKPEPAEPAADEPVVAAAAA